In Leptospira congkakensis, one DNA window encodes the following:
- a CDS encoding AMP-dependent synthetase/ligase: MANNLADVYKESAEKFGPRPAFWYKNAQKDYQALTYKELYEDGLALAEALIDLGVKAREHVGVLADNRMEWIIADCAVLTAGAANVPRGSDITDSEIVYILNHSEAKIVFVENDKVYEKYKNNKSQVKSVKTVIIMDKETKLKSGAGILHFYDLLEKGREMRAKGKREAEKRMAGIKPDDLYTLIYTSGTTGMPKGVMLMHSNMIHQMHYVVPRVAKVTPDDRMLSILPVWHIFERVVEYFAIINGGSTYYTKVTELRNDIQKARPTFMASAPRVWESIYNGIYTRINDPKQTPPVRRLLFKVAYFFSKHYHAAIRFLKGWEVDYEGRNIIQSLALSIVSIIKLLLTGPYTVTILSLAAAQFGLPEESPLKTPLYVVAGLGLIFNYLTLDRIVLSKIRQATGGHLRATLSGGGALQKHVDAFFMDIGITVLEGYGMTETGPVISARTFDRPIMGSVGDIVPLSQVQIRDDAGNVLCHIDDKKNIIFGKLGVKGVVHLKGPQVMKGYYKNPETTKKTIVDNWMNTGDIGMINFKKTLTLTGRAKDTIVLLGGENVEPVPIENKIDESPYIKQSMIVGQDQKVLGAIIVPDFDALVPWAEENGISEKNPDKLITNPKIVDFYKKEVRNFNSVKTGFKNFEQVQYVTLITKPFEVGDELTNLMKMKRHVITEKYKDRILELYKNS; the protein is encoded by the coding sequence ATGGCAAATAACCTAGCAGACGTTTATAAGGAATCCGCAGAAAAATTCGGTCCAAGACCCGCATTCTGGTATAAGAATGCTCAAAAGGATTACCAAGCCCTCACTTACAAAGAACTCTACGAAGACGGACTCGCCCTGGCAGAAGCCCTCATTGATTTAGGAGTTAAGGCCAGAGAACACGTTGGTGTTTTGGCTGATAACCGTATGGAATGGATCATCGCCGATTGTGCGGTGCTCACGGCAGGGGCCGCCAATGTACCACGGGGTTCTGATATTACCGATTCCGAAATTGTTTATATTTTGAATCATTCTGAAGCGAAGATTGTATTCGTTGAAAATGACAAAGTTTACGAAAAATATAAAAACAACAAATCCCAAGTGAAGTCGGTGAAAACTGTCATCATCATGGATAAAGAAACCAAACTCAAATCAGGTGCCGGAATCCTTCATTTTTATGATCTCCTTGAAAAAGGGAGAGAGATGCGTGCCAAAGGAAAACGAGAAGCGGAAAAACGAATGGCCGGAATCAAACCGGACGATTTGTACACTCTCATTTACACTTCAGGAACAACAGGAATGCCAAAAGGGGTGATGCTCATGCATTCCAATATGATCCACCAAATGCATTATGTGGTGCCACGTGTTGCCAAAGTAACACCTGACGATCGTATGTTGTCCATTCTTCCTGTTTGGCATATTTTTGAACGTGTTGTAGAATACTTTGCGATCATCAATGGTGGTTCTACTTACTACACAAAAGTAACGGAACTTCGTAACGACATCCAAAAAGCAAGACCAACCTTTATGGCATCAGCCCCTAGGGTTTGGGAAAGTATTTATAATGGGATTTACACTCGTATCAACGATCCAAAACAAACTCCTCCGGTGAGAAGATTGTTGTTTAAAGTAGCTTACTTCTTTTCGAAGCATTACCATGCAGCGATTCGTTTTCTCAAAGGTTGGGAAGTGGATTATGAAGGAAGAAACATCATTCAATCTTTGGCATTGTCGATTGTATCCATTATTAAATTGTTATTAACTGGTCCTTATACAGTCACAATTCTTTCTTTAGCGGCTGCGCAGTTTGGTTTACCAGAAGAAAGTCCTTTGAAAACTCCATTGTATGTGGTTGCTGGCCTTGGGCTCATTTTTAACTACCTCACACTTGACAGAATCGTTCTTTCAAAAATTCGCCAAGCTACTGGTGGGCATTTACGTGCGACACTTTCCGGTGGTGGTGCCCTCCAAAAACACGTGGATGCCTTTTTTATGGATATCGGGATCACAGTGCTCGAAGGTTACGGTATGACAGAAACAGGGCCTGTGATTTCCGCGCGAACATTTGATCGTCCGATTATGGGTTCTGTGGGTGATATAGTTCCACTCAGCCAAGTACAAATTCGTGATGATGCGGGAAATGTTCTTTGTCATATCGATGACAAAAAGAATATCATCTTTGGTAAGTTAGGTGTAAAAGGTGTGGTTCATCTCAAAGGGCCTCAGGTAATGAAAGGATATTACAAAAATCCAGAAACTACCAAAAAGACCATCGTGGACAATTGGATGAATACCGGTGATATCGGTATGATCAACTTCAAAAAAACACTGACCCTCACTGGTCGTGCCAAAGATACGATCGTACTTCTCGGTGGGGAAAACGTAGAACCAGTTCCTATCGAAAACAAAATCGATGAATCACCTTACATCAAACAATCGATGATTGTGGGCCAAGACCAAAAAGTTTTAGGTGCCATCATTGTTCCTGACTTTGATGCACTGGTTCCTTGGGCTGAAGAAAACGGAATTTCAGAAAAAAATCCTGATAAACTAATCACCAATCCAAAGATCGTTGATTTTTACAAAAAGGAAGTTCGTAATTTTAACAGTGTTAAAACAGGATTCAAAAACTTCGAACAAGTACAGTATGTAACACTCATCACAAAACCTTTTGAGGTCGGTGATGAACTTACTAACTTAATGAAGATGAAACGACACGTGATTACGGAAAAATACAAAGACAGAATTTTGGAACTCTACAAAAACAGTTAA
- a CDS encoding MutS-related protein produces the protein MQIQYAKKTQTFILEELSRLQGEFKKIKTREVWEYPESVRNHPLSIDLDLCTKQGFLGIYDTTITELGFQTYLKRFLQEPIEDPKLNFYPGEIKNILQKNSYHAYHLLRKYLVPEAETNEKFPLSRINTEDSFWKKRGFLKGVFPIWGVFSPVYMSLGLLFDLPLIPLTLLINGILFVTYRNDSLKQWKEIKALSSGASRFQKTFVYLAKDRKTTKQMIGRISSLGDSSELLISPLPHLILNLICLWDLWKIKSLEKWKRKFGNLWNDLQTKIIKTDSMLPFVNFGFLFPEASFAGSSSTGNLSAKSLVHPLLPVSNRVFNPLTKMEPGDLMIVTGSNMSGKTTYLRSIAMSLLLAGSGAPILGTEFEFPEFQIHTLIRSQDSMEDGVSFFYSEVRRLSSIIHTADDSKKIPVLFLDEILKGTNSKERYIATREILSVLREKRAIVFLTTHDLKLAEVPWAKRFHFTELEKEGQMDFDYKIREGVSGSTNALKILKKEGIPIRNEEE, from the coding sequence ATTCAAATCCAATACGCCAAAAAAACACAGACCTTTATTTTAGAAGAACTCTCGAGGCTCCAGGGCGAATTCAAAAAAATCAAAACAAGAGAAGTATGGGAATATCCAGAATCCGTACGGAACCACCCTCTTTCCATTGATTTGGATCTTTGCACCAAACAAGGGTTTTTGGGGATTTATGATACAACCATCACTGAACTTGGATTTCAAACTTATCTCAAACGTTTTTTACAAGAACCAATTGAAGATCCAAAACTAAATTTCTATCCTGGTGAAATCAAAAACATTCTGCAAAAAAATTCTTATCACGCATACCATCTCCTTCGTAAATATTTAGTACCCGAGGCGGAGACAAATGAAAAGTTTCCTTTGTCTCGCATCAATACAGAAGATTCGTTTTGGAAAAAAAGAGGTTTTTTAAAGGGGGTTTTCCCGATTTGGGGAGTTTTCTCACCTGTTTATATGTCCTTGGGATTGTTGTTTGACTTACCTCTTATCCCACTCACTCTCCTCATCAATGGAATTTTGTTTGTTACCTACCGAAATGATTCTTTAAAACAATGGAAAGAAATTAAGGCACTCTCTTCAGGGGCTTCCAGGTTTCAAAAAACTTTTGTTTATTTGGCAAAAGATAGAAAAACCACCAAACAAATGATAGGTCGAATTTCTTCGCTCGGTGATTCTTCTGAGTTACTCATTTCCCCTTTACCACATTTAATTTTGAATCTTATTTGTTTGTGGGATCTTTGGAAAATCAAATCCCTCGAAAAATGGAAACGAAAGTTTGGAAATCTTTGGAATGATCTCCAAACCAAAATCATAAAAACCGATTCTATGTTGCCTTTCGTGAATTTTGGATTTTTGTTCCCAGAAGCTAGTTTTGCAGGGTCATCATCGACTGGAAATTTAAGCGCCAAAAGTTTAGTGCATCCTCTTCTCCCTGTGTCCAATCGTGTATTCAATCCACTTACCAAAATGGAACCTGGAGATTTGATGATTGTTACCGGATCCAATATGAGTGGGAAAACAACTTACCTTAGATCTATCGCCATGTCATTGTTACTTGCCGGTTCTGGTGCTCCTATACTTGGAACAGAATTTGAATTTCCAGAGTTTCAGATCCATACTCTCATCCGATCTCAAGATTCGATGGAAGATGGAGTTTCTTTTTTCTACAGTGAAGTCAGAAGGTTATCTTCCATTATCCATACAGCTGATGATTCTAAAAAAATACCGGTTTTGTTTTTGGATGAAATTTTGAAAGGAACCAATTCCAAAGAACGTTATATTGCAACACGTGAAATTTTATCCGTTCTCCGTGAAAAAAGAGCCATTGTTTTTCTCACAACTCACGATTTGAAACTAGCAGAGGTTCCTTGGGCGAAACGATTCCATTTCACCGAATTGGAAAAAGAGGGGCAAATGGATTTTGATTACAAAATCAGAGAGGGCGTTTCAGGTTCTACAAACGCATTAAAAATTCTGAAAAAAGAAGGGATTCCAATTCGTAACGAAGAGGAATAA
- a CDS encoding AsmA family protein, whose protein sequence is MKLSIRDKIKGVVGKILLTGIFVLSMTMFFILYPLLADPDYYKKLILDTTYQLTGLQVNYQTSEPVFFPFPGIELADVSVAKNDDELIKVHKLRIEVYYGVFVGQALEIRKIYLNTGTVELVREKDESFPLFERILSKSETNLQETQTKTEESANTNSKTYFSKTFANFVNQIEIKNVTILFEDKLYARNIKLYLWETTFQLDQDLRNLDIYIYGKLNEETISFSTNIFFVTDEMSYESARLEGEFTFQNIKGIDLHDILIIFTYGDLRFARASGAIPFYKRDETKIYAIADRVHIRDLALKDGKPFADGYASTIMNYDILESKLSFADIVVDWKGKSKLNGSGFVNFLKPPLSPTISFEGTSDYLDVPSLIKVIKIWVDPDLEKSILTRNIPSTGYVNRMNVYLNFNLRNLNAGDFHADSLKLNLHYAKRKLNITKYELRAYEGNAIGTGHYLWGKNAGLEIKGNIKNLAVAPILSDLFNISPITGKLDSEFLLSSPADTEDGLIKNLQITGNINAKNGELLSYTNILKPISSIGSVINLKKIDFSRATPYNELKFDFQYSKETIEVKNFALKADGIVGSGGGKIGFNKNIDMRFTIAMPGVAGKALKLPIIYRGTYGVSAPFIDPIWLGSVYVGTIFLASPAGAAVGGIAGSAMSEYVNKAVDNVTGGVQRGWKGIKSLFGGKEEEEPEK, encoded by the coding sequence ATGAAATTAAGTATCCGTGACAAAATCAAAGGTGTTGTCGGCAAAATCCTGCTAACGGGAATTTTTGTTTTATCGATGACGATGTTTTTTATTTTGTATCCGCTGCTTGCAGATCCAGATTATTATAAAAAATTAATTTTAGATACGACATACCAACTAACAGGACTTCAGGTAAACTATCAAACTTCGGAACCTGTTTTTTTTCCATTTCCGGGAATTGAACTAGCGGATGTATCAGTAGCCAAAAATGACGATGAGTTGATTAAAGTTCACAAACTTAGGATCGAAGTGTACTATGGTGTTTTTGTAGGACAAGCACTCGAAATTAGAAAAATTTATCTGAATACAGGTACTGTCGAACTGGTACGAGAAAAGGATGAATCCTTTCCTTTGTTTGAACGAATCCTTTCCAAATCAGAAACTAATCTCCAAGAAACTCAAACTAAAACGGAAGAGTCGGCTAACACCAATTCAAAAACCTATTTTTCTAAAACCTTTGCAAACTTTGTAAATCAAATCGAAATTAAAAATGTTACAATTCTCTTTGAAGACAAATTGTATGCACGAAATATCAAATTGTATCTTTGGGAAACAACATTTCAGTTGGACCAAGACTTACGAAACTTAGATATTTACATCTACGGAAAGTTAAACGAAGAAACCATTTCCTTTAGCACAAATATCTTTTTTGTGACTGATGAAATGTCTTATGAATCGGCACGTTTGGAAGGAGAGTTTACATTCCAGAATATTAAAGGAATCGATCTTCACGATATACTCATCATTTTTACGTATGGAGATTTGCGATTTGCAAGGGCAAGTGGCGCCATTCCTTTTTACAAACGGGATGAAACCAAAATTTATGCCATTGCTGATCGGGTACACATTCGTGATTTAGCATTAAAGGATGGAAAACCATTCGCGGATGGTTATGCTTCTACAATCATGAACTATGATATTCTGGAGAGCAAATTGTCTTTTGCTGATATCGTAGTGGATTGGAAAGGAAAATCTAAATTAAACGGATCAGGGTTTGTTAACTTTTTAAAACCACCTCTATCGCCAACAATATCATTTGAAGGGACATCAGATTATTTGGATGTTCCGAGTCTCATCAAAGTCATTAAAATTTGGGTAGATCCCGATTTAGAAAAATCAATCTTAACAAGAAACATTCCAAGCACTGGTTATGTGAATCGAATGAATGTGTATTTGAATTTTAATTTAAGAAATTTAAATGCAGGCGATTTTCATGCTGATTCATTGAAACTAAATCTTCATTATGCAAAACGAAAGTTAAATATTACTAAATATGAATTAAGAGCTTACGAAGGAAATGCTATTGGTACAGGCCACTATCTTTGGGGTAAAAATGCTGGTCTCGAGATCAAAGGGAATATTAAAAATTTAGCCGTTGCTCCTATCCTATCTGATTTATTTAATATTTCACCCATAACCGGAAAATTAGATTCAGAATTTCTTTTATCCTCACCAGCTGATACAGAAGATGGACTCATAAAAAATTTACAAATCACTGGGAATATCAATGCTAAAAATGGTGAATTGTTAAGTTATACCAATATTTTAAAACCAATCAGTTCTATTGGAAGTGTTATCAACTTAAAAAAAATAGATTTCAGTCGAGCAACACCGTATAACGAACTAAAGTTTGATTTTCAATATTCTAAAGAAACAATAGAAGTTAAAAACTTTGCTCTAAAAGCAGATGGAATTGTAGGTTCTGGTGGTGGTAAAATTGGATTCAATAAAAATATAGATATGAGATTTACCATTGCTATGCCTGGTGTTGCGGGTAAGGCTTTAAAACTTCCCATTATCTATCGCGGAACTTACGGAGTTTCGGCACCATTTATTGATCCGATCTGGCTTGGTTCTGTTTATGTGGGGACAATATTTTTGGCAAGTCCTGCAGGTGCCGCTGTTGGTGGGATTGCAGGCTCAGCTATGTCTGAATATGTGAATAAAGCCGTGGATAATGTGACTGGTGGTGTTCAAAGAGGTTGGAAGGGAATCAAGTCACTGTTTGGTGGTAAGGAAGAGGAAGAGCCAGAAAAATAA
- a CDS encoding ABC transporter ATP-binding protein yields MLNVKDLVVSYKQSQSLSFSTKRLVAVEGVSFTIPQGKILGLVGESGCGKSTIGRAILSLLPFDSGSIQFESKEIKNIPKEEQKALKRKIQVVFQDPYSSLNPRFTIEEIVTEGLQIHFRNLSIAEKKEKAIKALAEVNLPSDILHRYPHEFSGGQRQRIAIARALILEPSLVVCDEAVSALDISTQAQVINNILLLREKYGLSYLFISHDLNIVKHVSDRIAVMYLGQIVEECSRDEISKTPLHPYTKALFSASFDLKDRTKISEPLTGEIPSLMNKPTGCRFHTRCPIVKDICKIQEPMETFPTPTRRVKCHFPLK; encoded by the coding sequence GTGCTTAATGTAAAAGACTTAGTTGTTTCTTATAAACAATCCCAATCTCTTTCCTTCTCTACTAAAAGACTTGTGGCAGTTGAGGGAGTTAGTTTCACAATTCCTCAAGGAAAAATTTTAGGCCTCGTTGGTGAGTCTGGTTGTGGTAAGTCCACAATCGGCCGTGCGATATTATCTTTATTACCTTTTGATTCTGGTTCTATCCAGTTTGAATCTAAGGAAATTAAAAATATTCCCAAAGAAGAACAGAAAGCTCTCAAAAGAAAGATTCAAGTTGTATTTCAAGATCCATATTCTTCGTTAAACCCACGTTTTACGATAGAAGAAATTGTCACTGAGGGTTTACAAATCCATTTCCGAAATTTAAGTATCGCAGAAAAAAAAGAAAAAGCGATTAAGGCTCTTGCGGAAGTCAATTTGCCTTCCGATATTTTACACCGATATCCTCATGAATTTAGTGGTGGGCAAAGACAAAGGATTGCAATCGCAAGAGCATTGATTTTAGAACCTAGTCTTGTTGTTTGTGATGAAGCAGTTTCTGCATTGGATATTTCTACTCAAGCTCAAGTAATTAATAATATTTTGTTATTACGTGAGAAATATGGACTATCTTATTTGTTTATATCTCATGACTTGAACATTGTAAAACACGTATCAGATCGCATCGCTGTCATGTATTTAGGACAAATCGTCGAAGAATGTAGTCGTGATGAGATTAGCAAAACACCACTCCACCCTTATACAAAGGCATTATTTTCTGCCAGTTTTGATTTAAAGGATCGAACCAAAATTTCTGAACCTTTAACGGGGGAAATTCCTAGTTTGATGAACAAACCCACCGGTTGCCGATTTCATACAAGATGTCCCATTGTAAAAGATATTTGTAAAATCCAAGAACCTATGGAAACATTTCCTACACCAACACGTAGAGTGAAATGTCATTTCCCTTTAAAGTAA
- a CDS encoding ABC transporter ATP-binding protein: MTSITKAIEVKDLSIQIKTDDGVLPIVDNVNFHLVKGETLALVGESGCGKSITSLALTQILPSNTTLYPTGSILFEGEDLLKTSSDHLRSVRGREISYVFQEPFSALNPLHKIGVQLTEGFLLHGLGSKEEAEKKAIYLLERVGITDAKLRLDQYPNQFSGGMLQRVCIAMALMCDPKILIADEPTSAIDVTIQLQLIELLKELRKENGMSVLFISHDIGLVSHIADRIAVMYAGKMIEQGTVDEVIDNPKHPYTKALIAAYPSHENIGEKLVTIEGIVPSPKSYPSGCRFHTRCNQKLEVCHTSIPKAILMSQNQSVECFLYGGKESA; this comes from the coding sequence ATGACCAGTATCACAAAAGCCATCGAAGTCAAAGATCTATCCATCCAAATCAAAACAGATGATGGAGTTTTGCCAATTGTTGACAATGTAAATTTTCATTTGGTGAAAGGGGAAACATTAGCTCTTGTTGGGGAATCCGGTTGTGGAAAATCGATCACAAGTTTGGCACTGACACAAATCCTTCCTTCGAACACTACTTTGTACCCTACAGGTTCTATTTTATTTGAAGGTGAGGATTTATTAAAAACCTCTTCGGATCACCTAAGATCAGTTCGTGGGAGAGAAATTTCTTATGTATTTCAGGAACCATTTTCAGCACTAAACCCGCTTCATAAAATTGGAGTCCAACTCACGGAAGGTTTTTTATTACATGGCCTTGGTTCCAAAGAAGAAGCAGAAAAGAAGGCAATTTATCTACTAGAAAGAGTTGGGATTACAGATGCAAAACTGAGACTGGATCAATACCCAAATCAATTTTCTGGTGGTATGTTACAAAGAGTTTGTATTGCTATGGCTCTCATGTGTGATCCCAAAATTTTGATCGCAGACGAACCAACAAGTGCCATCGATGTCACCATTCAATTACAATTGATTGAACTCCTCAAAGAGTTACGAAAAGAAAATGGAATGTCTGTTCTTTTTATTTCTCACGATATTGGACTTGTGAGTCATATCGCCGATCGAATTGCGGTAATGTATGCAGGAAAAATGATCGAACAAGGAACTGTGGATGAGGTGATCGATAATCCCAAACATCCATACACTAAGGCACTCATTGCTGCCTACCCAAGCCATGAAAATATAGGTGAAAAATTAGTTACAATAGAAGGGATCGTTCCTTCACCAAAATCATATCCTTCAGGTTGTCGTTTCCACACTCGTTGTAATCAAAAATTAGAAGTTTGTCATACATCTATTCCCAAGGCGATTCTGATGTCTCAAAACCAATCAGTAGAATGTTTTTTATATGGAGGGAAAGAAAGTGCTTAA
- a CDS encoding ABC transporter permease subunit — translation MNFISNPANIRKWEKFKKNKRAYYSMLILFYTYVLSLFSPLLINNKPLFVLYEGSLSFPIFSFYPETKFGGANLTEPNYKKLSKESRFHDSSNVMIFPPIPFGVNEDNLESLEEGTNPPSKPTFSHWMGTDDRGRDVFTRIIYGYRLAMTFSLILIIVEIFLASFIGGVQGYFVGRLDLFLQRIIEILSAIPFLYLILIMGSFFGRGFFVLIVTYGSLSWIGLSYYMRGEFLKLRKQQFVDAAKTLGASSFSIIMRHLLPNSITPLVTFLPFILISAISVLSALDFLGYGIPAPNPSWGELIGQGRERLTAWWLITFPSVALFLTILFSAFVGEGLRDAFDPKDKVVYE, via the coding sequence ATGAATTTTATTTCAAACCCGGCAAACATTCGTAAGTGGGAAAAGTTTAAAAAAAATAAACGAGCCTATTACTCGATGTTAATTCTTTTTTATACTTATGTTCTATCTTTGTTTTCTCCACTTCTGATCAATAACAAACCGCTATTTGTTTTGTATGAAGGGAGTTTATCTTTCCCTATTTTTAGTTTTTATCCAGAAACAAAGTTTGGGGGAGCAAATCTCACGGAACCCAATTATAAAAAACTAAGTAAGGAATCAAGGTTCCATGATTCTTCCAATGTTATGATATTTCCTCCAATACCTTTTGGTGTGAATGAAGACAATTTAGAAAGTTTAGAAGAAGGAACCAATCCACCTTCTAAACCTACGTTCAGTCATTGGATGGGAACTGATGATCGGGGTCGGGATGTATTCACTCGTATTATTTATGGATATAGACTTGCAATGACCTTTAGTTTGATCCTGATCATCGTGGAGATTTTTCTTGCTTCCTTTATTGGAGGGGTTCAAGGTTATTTTGTAGGGCGACTTGATTTGTTTTTGCAACGAATCATTGAAATCCTATCGGCGATTCCTTTTCTCTATCTGATTTTGATTATGGGTTCTTTTTTTGGGCGAGGGTTTTTTGTATTAATTGTAACTTATGGATCACTTAGTTGGATAGGGCTTAGTTATTATATGCGTGGTGAATTTTTAAAGCTACGCAAACAACAGTTTGTCGATGCGGCAAAAACATTAGGAGCCTCTTCCTTCTCAATCATAATGCGCCATTTGTTACCAAACTCCATTACGCCGCTAGTTACGTTTTTACCTTTTATTTTAATCTCTGCCATCTCCGTTTTGTCGGCACTTGACTTTTTAGGTTATGGGATTCCTGCTCCTAATCCTTCTTGGGGAGAACTTATTGGACAAGGAAGGGAAAGGTTAACTGCTTGGTGGTTGATTACTTTTCCATCAGTGGCACTATTTCTCACCATTTTGTTTTCTGCTTTTGTAGGAGAAGGATTACGCGATGCGTTCGATCCTAAGGATAAGGTGGTTTACGAATGA
- a CDS encoding ABC transporter permease subunit, protein MWKYFLKRFLLIFPTLLGITFLVFLISHFAPGGPLNSEIAKLKGSGNLAGASTKQISQEEIELIKQRLHLDKPAPVAYLLWLKQIVQFDLGESRLHSRKVSDLIVEKLPVSLFFGLSGFFLTYLICIPLGIQKALKEGSRFDFISSFIIFFTYSLPVFAFAMLLLYVFASGEVFSFFPLGHEVSDFYEDLSFWGKVNDRLTHMFLPVICYVVGSFAVLTLLMKNSLLDQIAKEYVRTAVSKGLSFSDSIFRHAFRNSLIPIATGFGSNLTLIFSGSLFIELVFNIDGMGLLSFEAVRERDTDLMMGLLLAQSFLGLIGKIISDFCYILIDPRIDFE, encoded by the coding sequence ATGTGGAAATATTTTCTAAAACGGTTTTTACTCATCTTTCCTACCTTACTTGGAATTACTTTCCTTGTTTTTTTGATTTCCCATTTTGCTCCCGGTGGCCCACTCAATAGCGAAATTGCAAAATTGAAAGGTAGTGGCAATTTAGCGGGTGCTTCTACCAAACAAATTTCCCAGGAAGAAATTGAACTCATCAAACAAAGGCTTCATTTAGACAAACCAGCACCCGTGGCCTACTTACTTTGGTTAAAACAAATTGTTCAATTTGACTTGGGTGAGTCTCGTTTGCATTCCAGAAAAGTTTCTGATCTCATTGTAGAAAAACTTCCCGTATCACTTTTTTTTGGACTCTCTGGTTTTTTTCTAACGTATTTGATTTGTATTCCTTTAGGGATCCAAAAGGCCCTTAAAGAAGGCAGCCGTTTTGATTTCATTTCTAGTTTTATCATCTTTTTTACTTATTCCCTTCCTGTTTTCGCCTTTGCGATGTTACTTTTGTATGTTTTTGCCTCTGGTGAAGTGTTTTCTTTTTTTCCTTTGGGACATGAAGTCTCCGACTTCTATGAAGATTTGAGTTTTTGGGGAAAGGTAAATGATCGTTTAACTCATATGTTTTTACCTGTGATCTGTTATGTGGTAGGAAGTTTTGCTGTCCTTACCTTACTTATGAAAAACAGTCTACTCGATCAAATTGCAAAGGAATATGTTCGAACTGCTGTTTCCAAAGGACTTAGTTTTTCAGATTCCATTTTTCGCCATGCCTTTCGTAATTCCCTTATTCCAATTGCCACAGGTTTCGGAAGTAATTTAACTTTGATTTTCTCTGGATCCTTATTTATCGAACTTGTATTTAATATTGATGGGATGGGTCTTCTTAGTTTTGAAGCCGTCAGAGAAAGAGATACAGATCTAATGATGGGTTTACTTCTTGCTCAAAGTTTTTTAGGACTGATTGGAAAAATCATCTCTGATTTTTGTTATATACTCATTGACCCGAGGATTGATTTCGAATGA